The Planococcus halocryophilus nucleotide sequence GCTAATTCATCCCCATGGATAAATCCAGTAAAAACAGTTTGTGTTCCTTTAAAATAGGTTTCAAGTTCATTTCTATGAGGACCGTCTCCAACAATCGCTAAGCAAAAGTGATCTGATTCTAGTAAAACATCGCGAATTTTTTCGATTTCTTTTTCTGCAGCTAAACGGCCAACGTAAAGCAATAAAATTTTGTCGTTTTGCCCATCTGTTAAGTGGGAACGCATGTCCGTTGTTGCATGATTTGGATGGAATTTTTCGGTATCAACTCCACGTTTCCAAACTTGCAATCGCTCAAAGCCCTTTTCTTCCAACTCTTTTAAAACAGTGTGAGACGTACATAGATTAAGATCGGCTGCATTGTGCATTTTTCTCATAAACCACCACATGAGCCAATCCAATTTACCGAGTTTGTAATATGCCATGTATTGGGGAATATTCGTGTGGTAAGACGCTACCATAGGAATCGCTAACTTTTTAGCATATGTCACACCAGAATAGCCCACAACAGCGGGATTAACAATATGGACGACGTCTGGATTAAATTCCAACATGTACTTTTTAACAAGACGATTCGGAAAAGCAAATTTTTTAGAACGATAAAAAGGAAAAGCGAAGGCAGGAATTCCTTTTACAACGGCACCATCAAATTCCGTTACGCCCAGATCAGGTGCGATAATTTGGATTTCATGACCGTCTCTATGCAACCAGCGGATGCAGGCTGTCAATCTCGTTACAATGCCATCAGTTGAGGGCAGGAAAGTTTCAGTGACAATTAATATTTTCATAGAAACAGCTCCTTTCTATGAACATGAACTTAGCACTCGCCTCTTACTTCCACTTAACGGTGGGCAAGATGTTTTCTTTAATAACGCGATCTTTGTGTACTAGGACGGTTTTTAATATTTCTCGTATGACATCATTAGTCAGTAAATGAGGTTTTAATCCTAACTCCAATAAATTCGTATTAACTGCTTCATAAAAATGTTCTTCTTTTTCTATACGTGGATTTTCCAGGTGGCCAATGCCTACAGTTACTCCTTCTTCTGCGGCTACCTTTTGCACCATTTGTGCTAGCTCGAGCACAGAAAATTCCTCTGTAAACTGATTGAAGACACGGAACTCGCCAGGTTCGGCTGGATTTTCAGCAGCAATCTCAATGCACCTCACTGTATCTTCGATATTTAAAAATCCACGTGTTTGACCGCCTGTTCCATAAACTGTTAGGTCATGTTCAGTAGCAGCCTGAATAATAAACCGGTTCAATGCGGTTCCGAAAACCGAATCATAGTCGAGACGATTTGCTAAAACCGGATCTAATTGGGTTTCTTTTGTAGAAAGTCCATAAACAATTCCTTGGTTTAAATCAGTTGCTCGAATTCCCCAAACTCTGCAGGCAAACATAATGTTATGACTATCATGTACTTTAGAAAGATGATAATAAGAACCCGGCTGTTTTGGAAACGGCAACCGATCTTTTCGTCCTTTATGTTCAATTTCTATATATCCTTCTTCAATCGGAATATTGGGTGTACCATATTCGCCCATGGTTCCGAGCTTGATCAAGTGACAGTCCGGCACAATGTCTTTTATGCCATATAGCACATTCAGCGTACCGACTACATTGTTTACTTGTGTGTAGACAGCATGTTCACGGTCAATCATAGAGTAAGGGGCAGATCGTTGTTCGGCAAAATGAACAAAGGCTTCGGGCTGTTCTTGTTCAAGAACCTTTTTTAAAAACTCGAAATCCTGTAAATCACCCTCGTATGTACGCATCACTTGGCCAGTTAGTTCTTGCCATTTGTTTACCCGCTCTTCGAGAGATGCAATTGGAGTGAGTGAATTTGAAGCTAATTCTTCATCCATTTTTCTTCGTACCATATTATCAATGATGGAAACATCATGTCCTTTTTGTGATAAATGCAAAGCAGTTGGCCAGCCACAAAATCCATCTCCCCCAGCTACAATAATTCTCATCAAAAATCCCCCTCGCTCTTTTTTCTGAATATTGCACATATATCTTTTGTACCACTTTAACGTACAAAATAAACCTGAAACAAAGAAGAGCTTGTAAGGACTAGAAGGCAATAAACTAAGATGGCTTTTAAAGGATAAACTGGAGTAATACAGAAATGAAGATAAGCCCGGTAATAAAAGAAGGATAGCTACTATTTTTCTCGCTTGGGAGTTCATCATTTAAAATGTTTAAAATGACACCTCCTGTGAGAAAAGCGGAAAAATAAGCGATATTCAAATCAGAAGTACTAGTAAATTGATAAAGAAGCCAGCCAATAAAAACAGAAAGTGCTAATACCCAACGCCCAATGTTAGTGTAGCGGTCTTCATGCGTTAAATGCAACACGCGATTATTAGCAATAAAATGAAAAGAAAAGACCACAAAATAAATGATATAATCTGGAATTTTTTCTCCGCTTATATCGACAAGTAAGTAGCCAATTAGCGCATTGTATAGGGCGAAGCCGAAAATTTCTAAAGCGAAAATCGAGCGACTTGGTTGAGAGAGGTTTTCTTCTCTTTCATTTTTAGCTTTGGATTTTTCATTTAATTGATTGATGCCATAAAAAAAAGCGATACCTGCAAGTGTCAAAAGGTAAGTAGAGTATTCAAGTGACTCAATCCATTTTGGCAACCGTGCCTCTTCAGCCACTTTTTGATAATGCGTCAGTTCAGGAACCAAATGTAGAAAAACGTAAGCAATGGAACCTCCAGAAACAAACGACATCAGTCTATCTTTTGGCTTGCGATCTAAAAATTTAATGTAATTTGTAAAGATGTGAACAAACATGAATGCGATGATAATTACTAAACTGAAATAAAACAAGAGTGACACCTCCTAATACAGGTTAGAAAATGTATACCCGAATCTTCTCCGCACATTCATAGTCTAAAAAATTTTACATATTAATCGGATAAAGAGCATAGTCTATGCCGTATTTTGGGTATACATGAATAATTCATCCTTAAAGCAGAACGGAGATCCGCTATGGACTTATTGCTTACAATTTTTTTATTGTTGATTTGTTTATTGATTTCAAATGTTGTTAGTCATTATACACCCTATATTCCAACTGCTTTAATCCAAGTAGCTCTTGGTGTAATTTTGGTTCTTATATACGAAGATATTACGTTTGATATTGAAACAGAGTGGTTTTTACTATTGTTTATTGCACCATTATTATTTAATGATGGTAGTCGTTTTCCGAGAGAAGAATTGTGGCGAATGAAAGGACCGATTTTAGGGAACGCGATCATACTCGTACTACTGACAACGGTCGTTGGCGGTTATTTTATTCATTGGCTGATAGAAGAAATACCACTTGCTGCGGCATTTGCGTTAGCGGCTATTTTGTCACCGACAGATCCAGTGGCAGTTAATGGCATTGCACAGCGAATTCGAATTCCCCAAAAAGTATTGAGCCTTGTCAGAGGAGAATCGCTGATCAATGATGCTTCAGGACTTGTTGCGTTCAATTATGCAGTGGCAGCTGTCGTGACAGGCTATTTTTCATTGTCGGAAGCTCTCTTTGATTTTTCTTATAAATTTTTGGTTGGTGGAATTTTAGGTCTAACGCTTGGCTTATTGGTGATCAGTATTCGTTTAGTTTTACGGAAACAAGGTATTAATGACGTTACTTTTCATACGTTATTGCAAATTATGACACCCTTTTTAATCTTCATCGTTACAGAAGAACTTCTCCACGCATCGGGTGTTATCGCAGTAGTGGTGGCAGGTATTGTCCATTCATTAGTAAGAGAACAAACAGAAACTTTCATCGCTGAAGAGCAAGTGCTAACTGAAAATATTTGGACTATTATTTTGTTTATCTTAAACGGGGTGGTCTTTTTACTATTAGGCTTAAGTATCCCAACTTCGATGAGCGGTGTGCTCGAAAATCCTAATATTAACTTGTGGCTGTTATTGCTCTACGTTTTAGCAGTTGGATTAATGATTCTTGGGATTCGCTTTGTGTGGGCCTATTTGTTTTCTCTATATGAATATCATTTTGGGAAAATGAAAGAAGCCGCTAAACCCAGTTTGAAGTTAATGTTATATATCAGCTTAACGGGTGTACGAGGAACCGTTACGATGGTTGGGGTATTGTCTTTGCCATTTTTAATGGACAACGGAGAAGCATTTCCAAATCGAGCACTCCTCTTATTTTTAGCAGCTGGAACGATTCTATTCACGCTAATAGTTGCAACGATTATTTTGCCGCTGCTTAGTAAGGGACAAATGGTAGATGGGGGTACTACGGAGAAAATGGATCTGAACGAAGCACAACGGCGCATTTTGTTGGCATCGATTCGAAAGATAAAAGCTGAAATTACTGAAGAAAACGAAGCTCCCGCTTATGAGTTAATTGAGGAGTATGAACTACATTTTCATCATATTCAAACTGAAGAAGATACAAAAGCTCAAGCAAATAAAAAATATCAACGCAAAACAAGAGAACTTCGCTTAAAAGCATTAAAACTGGAACGCAAATATGTACAACGACAATACCGCAATAAAAAAATGAAAGAAGAAGTATATGATGCATTCGAAAAATCATTAAATCGTCGAGAAGAAGTGGTTGCCGATAATGCGCGCTCGACCATGCTGTATTTACAAGGCAAGCTTATTCGAGCATGGAGACGCTTTAGAGGTCAAAATTCTCGCGAGGAAGAAACGCGGCTGGTCGAATTTCAAGAAGGTCTTCAACTTCAATTAGAAGCGTTACAAGCAGCGCTTTCTGGACTAGAAGAAACTGCTAAAAAGTACGAGCCGAAAGAAATCATTGACTCTGTCATCTCAGATTACAAACAAATGACCAGTCGTTTAAAGAAACCAGAAGCTTTATATGATGAGAAATACGAATTGCAAAAAGAAGAGTTACGCGTAATTGTTATGGATATGGGGCGCTCGGTCATCTATAAAATGTATGTAGCAGGAGAAATTACAAGAGAGCAGGCAAAAGAGCTTAGACGTTATATTCACAATGTTGAAAGTGTGACATTGTACGAGACTAATAAATAGAGAAACTAAATAGAATATAAGTAAGATTAAAAAACAGCGCTGATAATCAGCGCTGTTTTTTGTCGTTAATGTTGTCACTCACTTAGAATAAGGTGTTCTTCATAATCGTAAACGAGATCAGGCAAAATAGAAGGTTCTAAATTTTCCCAAACCAGTTGATCACGCGTGGCTTTGTCTAGTGTGAAAGACATGACATTTTTATATTCCACATCTTTTTGTTCATTTAAAACTGGATAAATCCACGATATCGATACCTCATCGAGCTGATCGATTTCTGAAACAGCAGCTAGAATTTTGATTGCCTCTTGCCACATCATTTGCTTTGTGGAAATCATAGTGAACCCTTTATCTGCGTTTAGAGAAAGTTCAACATCCCATCCGCCTGAATTTTTGGAAACGACTAGGTTAGATATACGAATTTTGTCCATATTACTGGTTGCTCCGACTTGCTCATTGACGATTGTGTAGAGCTCATTTTTTAAATTTTTGGCTTCTTGCGATTCTGGTTTTAATAGCCAACCGCCGATTGCGATGAAAATAACAGCTATTGCGACAGACCAAAACGACAGCAACTTTTTTTTGTGTGCGATAGCTATAATTAGTATCACTCCTTTTCATCTATACTTGTTATTAGTATAAAGTATATAGGTTTTAGGTTTTTCTAAAAGAAGATACTGAGTTTTTGACATAGAGTCTATCTAACAGAAAGAAAAACGTTATACTGGGAAAAAGAGTCGGAATTGTTTCCTTATCAGAGGATTGTGGTTGGCTAATGAGTTGAATGAAAAAATCTCGAATAAAGGGGAACATTATGAAACGAAATGCAAAACAAGAAGTAATGATGAAGAGCTATGCAGATTCACCTGAAAAATTTAAAAAGTTATATCGCCGAACTTTATGGATTGTCGCATTGGCTCAGATTTTTGCTGGAGTTGGGCTGACAGCTGGAGTGACAGTCGCTGCGCTGCTTGCTTCAGACATGCTTGGAACAGACCGGTACGCGGGTGTACCAGTCGTTTTTTTTACGATAGGATCTGCGGCAGCGGCACTTATCATTGGCAGACTGTCTCAACGTTTTAGTCGGCGGGTAGGTTTAGCGTCAGGATTTCTAGCGGGTGCAATTGGTGCGCTAGGAGTTGTTATTGCTGCATTATCAGATAATATCTTTTTACTGTTTATATCTTTAGTGATTTATGGAGCAGGTATGGCAACAAATTTACAAGCGCGCTATGCAGGTACAGATTTAGCAACAGTTAAGCAACGTGGTACTGCTATTAGCGTAGCATTGGTATCACTAACCTTAGGCGCCTTTGCCGGACCGAATTTAGTTGGGGTTATGGGCAGCTTTGCAGAATCTATTAATATTCCGTCTTTGGCTGGTCCTTTTATTTTGGCTGCGGCAGCATTTGGTATAGCCGGGTTAGTCATTTTGGTTTTATTAAGACCAGACCCACTGCAAGTTTCCAAAGCTTTAGCAGCACATTTACAAACGGTTGAAGAAAGTTCAGAAGTCGTGAAAGAAGACGACCCTGCTATCGATAAAAAAGGAGTTGTTCTGGGAGCGACCGTTATGGTATTAACTCAGTTAATCATGGTAGCCATTATGACCATGACACCGATTCATATGGGCCGTTATGGTCATGACCTTGGAGACATCGGTTTGGTCATCAGCATACATGTAGTTGCAATGTACTTGCCGTCGATTGTCACAGGAATACTTGTGGATAAGCTAGGTCGGATTTTCATGACGGCAGCAGCAGGAGTTACATTTATGGCAGCAGGTTTAGTTGCTGCATTCGGACCAAGTGAATCGATAATAGGCTTGATGTTCGCACTTGGTTTACTAGGGCTCGGCTGGAATTTCGGATTTATTAGCGGTACGACATTAGTCGTGGATTCAACCGATCCAACAACGCGAGCAAAAACACAAGGAACAGTAGATGTATTAATCGCTTTAGCCGGTGCTACAGGCGGGGGACTTTCCGGCATGATCATGGCACAATCTAGTTTTGCTGCGATGTCATTAGGTGGCGGCATTCTTGCACTTGCCTTGATTCCCGTTGTTTTATGGTCGACAAAAAAGACGAAAGCTTAGTTCAATAAAAAAGTGCGCAGTTCATTTTGAACTGCGCACTTTTTAGGTTATTACGGGTTTGTTGACCAAAGTCCAGCTGATTTCAATAAAACACGAGGGTGAAGTTTTAATTGGGCCACCATCATTTCAGCCAAATCTTCTGGCTGCATTACTTTATCAGGATTACCATCGGTCAAGTTTTCACCAATCGCTAAGTCAGTTGCTACTGTACTTGGTGTTAAAGCACTAACGCGGATATTGTGTTTTCTCACTTCTAGCATTAACGATTCTGTTAATCCCATGACACCGAATTTCGAAGCACTATAAGCACTTGTTACCGGTGCTCCTTTTTGTCCAGCTGTTGATGAAATATTAATAATATCACCTGATTGACGTTCAATCATTTGCGGCAAGACAGCACGCGTTACGTAATACACACCCATCAAGTTGGTGTCGATAATAGCCTTGAATTCTTCAGGTGATAAATCAAGGAAGTTACCAAATTTACCAATACCTGCATTATTAATCAAAATATCAATTGAACCTAGTTCAGACAAAACATGTTCAACTGCAGCATTGACCGAATCTTGGTCGGCAACATCAGCTACCGCAAAAACAGTTTTCACACCGTATTGCTCAAGTTCCGCTACAACTTTTTCCAAGTTTTCAGCAGTACGTCCAACAAGTCCAACGTTTATGCCTTCAGCTGCAAAAGCGATTGCGGTAGAACGACCAATCCCTCGCCCAGCCCCTGTAATCAACGCATTCTTTCCTGTTAAGTTTTGCATATAGTTAGCTCCTTTTTTCGTGAAATGATTTCCTATACTAGTGTAGCAAAGTCTAGTTGGAAATCCCAAATGAAGAACTTGGAAATAACATATCTACAGATTATCTTTTGCTTCATGTGATAACATTCCATAAAAAACAGCAGAGTAATCTCTGCTGTTAGGTGCATTACTATTCAAGAAATTGCGTATCGGTTAGTAAAGCGAAATCGGGTTGCTCTTTTAGGAATTTTAAATCGAAAGAGGAATCTCCGAATGCTTGGATTTCTTCAGAAGAAAGAGCCGTATCGAAAATCATATTTTCCCATGCTCCATCTATGATTGAAGCTTCCAGTTTTTGTCCAGTGATGTCATCGATTGTGTCGATGGTTATTTCTTTTGCTTGATCTGGGTTTTCGGTGATAAATTCAGTAGCTTCTTTATGAGCATTGACAATTCCTTCGACCATTTCAGGGTTTTCTTTAATCAATTTGCTTGAAGTTACTAGGACAGAAGCTGGCAATGTCGTACCAAATGAAATTTCATCTGGCTCGATAATAACTTTGGCGCCTGTATTTTGTTTTAATACAGATGCCCAAGGTTCAGGAGCGACGGCAACGTCAACTTTTTCAGTAGCGAACAAAGCTTCATATTGAGCTGGATTGCCTGTTTGATGTAACATTTCTCCACCAATGCGGTTTGAAGTAATGCCCTGTTCTTTCATGAATGTTTCGAATTGCACATCATGAGTGCAACCGACACGAGGCGTGATAAATGTCTTGCCAGCGAAATCATCAACAGAATCAATGCCGCTGCCATTTCTAGCCATGACTACCGTCCCGCCTGAAGCACCACCTGCAATCATCGTTACATCTGCACCGTTTGTATAATTGTTCATTGCCGGACCTGGTCCAACAAGTCCGGCATCAATATCACCAGTTTTTAAGGCAGTCATAAAATCCGCACCATCAGCAAACGTAACATAATCAACAGTTGTGCCATCTGCCAAGTTTTTTTCATACAATTTCTGGTCTTTGGCAATCATAGCAGGTACATGATCTAGGTTTGGAAAATAACCGATAGTCACGGACGATGAATCTTCGCTCGCATCTGGTGAACCACAAGCCGCCAAAGTGCCTGCTAGTGTAAGAAGTACAATAAGTGAGATAAATCGTTTCATAAGATAGATTCCTCCTGTATACTGAATGTTTTTAAATGCTTTTTAGTAGTTAATCCATGTAAGTAGATCTCAAAGTCGTTGTAGAAAAGTGTAGAAGTAAGATGATTTATATCAGTGTAATTAATGAGTTTCAGGTTTCCAATCCCCAACGTTTAAGGACATTCTTCTCAATCCGTTGGAATATCATTAAGTCAACAACCGCCCCAACGACTCCTATAATTATCATCACTCCGATAACCAGGGACATATTACCGAAATCAGAAGCGTATCGTAAGGTATAGCCGAGACCGGGACCAGAGCTTAGCAGCTCCCCAGCCATCAAGGCCCGCCAGGCAAACGCCCACGCTAAACGTGCACCTGTAACAAAATAGGGAACAGAGGCAGGAATGATTACTTTGATGAATAAATCCAGGCCGTTCGATCCCATGGTCCGAGCAGCTTTAATAAATAAGGGGTCGACATTTTTTATTCCGGTTCTGACATTCAAAATCATGACGAAAGTTCCGCCTAAGATGACGACGAAAATAATAGAACCTTCACCAAGTCCAAACCACATCATGGCTAAAGGAAGCCAGACAATGCTGGGGACACTTTGCAAAGCGAGTACTAAGGTACCAAGTGTTTCATCTGCGGTCTTCGAACGTGCCAGTAAAATACCGACACTTGTTCCTATTAAGATAGCGACAGCTAAACCAATAAGCAGTCTACGAAAACTAGCCATCAAGTCATAGACTAGTGTCATGTCCGCAAATCCAGCCATTAAGGAATCGTAGACGCTAAAAGGAGAAGGAAGTATGGTTTCGTGCCAGAGTTCAAAGCGGGATCCTAGCTCCCAAAAGACAATAAGTACAGCGAAGAAGATGAGTCGTTTAACTGTCGGCTTCATATGACTGCTCCTCTTCGATGACTTTGTCAATTTCTGTTTTCAATAGAGCCATAATCTGTTCTTCTAATGCACCGATTTGTTGTCGATGTTGTTCACGGGGCCGTGGAATATTAACTGTAATATCAGTCAAGATTGTTCCGGGTCTTGTACCCATGACAATAATTCGATCAGACAGTTTGATCGACTCTGAAATACTGTGAGTAACAAATACAATGGTCTTTTGGGTATCTATCCATATTTCCTCAAGCTGTCTGTGCAGGCGACTTCTCGTTTGTTCATCTAATGCACCGAACGGCTCATCCATCAATAAAACAGCAGGATCCATTGCTAGAGACCTTGCAATCGATACACGCTGTTGCATGCCGCCGGATAGTTCATGAGGGTAATGAGTAGGGTAATTACTGAGTTGCACCATTTTCAAAAAGTGTTGGGCACGCTTCAACCCTTCACTTTTAGATAATTCTTTGCGCAATGGAAACATGACATTTTCAGTAACATTCATCCACGGAAACAGTGCAGCTTGCTGAAATACCATGCCCCTATCTTTTCCTGGCTTTACAACTTTTTTCCCATTCACGATGATTTCTCCTGAAGTTGAGCCTGTGAGTCCGGCAATCATTGATAAAAAAGTAGATTTTCCACAGCCAGAGGGGCCGAGAATAGAAATGAATTGTCCTTTTGGAATCGAGAGGTTGATATTATTCAAGACAGTAATTGGTTTGTTATTTTTATCAAAATACACTTTGTTGATTTTCTTTGCTTCAATAAACATCGTCAATCACCTATGTAAAACCTACCTTTCCTATAAGATATTATATTAAAGTATAGTAAAGTCATAGGAATTGTCAACATGATAATAAAATTATTTTTTTGCGAGTGAAGATAGTAAATTTTGAATCGGAGAGAAATACTTTATACACAAAAAATACAGGCAGACCGGAAATTTCCGGTCTGCCTGTATTAGTGGAGAAAATTTATATGAAAAGTATCTAAAAAATGAATGTCAATAGTCAGATAAAGTCTCAATTTTTGAACTTAATCTTTTTGTGAATCTGTAACATATATAGAAAGTGTCTATTCATCGAATAAATTCATACTCAAGTAACGTTCTCCAGTATCAGGTGCAATGCACAAAACTTTTTTTCCGCTACCGAGACGTTTAGCAATTTCGATTGCTGCATAAATTGTCGCCCCTGCAGATGGACCGACAAAAATACCTTCTTCACGAGCAACTCGTTTGAAGATATCAATCGCATCTTCATCTTGGATTGCCATAATTTCATCGTATATTTTAGTATTTAATATGCTCGGAATAAACCCAGGGCTAGTACCCACTAATTTATGCTTACCTGGTTTACCGCCGGACAAGACAGGAGATCCTTTTGGTTCTACAACCGCGATATAAAGCTCCGGCAAATGCTCTTTTAACGTTTCACCGGTGCCTGTGATGGTACCGCCAGTTCCAGCTGATGCGACAAATGCATCTAATTTTCCGTTCATCTGTTCTAAAATTTCTAGCGCAGTTGTTGTACGGTGGATATCTGGATTAGCTTTGTTCTCGAATTGTTGAGGGATAAAACTGTTTGGAATTTCCTTCTGCAACTCGAGTGCTTTGCTGATTGCGCCAGGCATTTTTGCATCACTTGGTGTTAAGACTACTTCAGAGCCGAATGCTTTTAATAAGTTGATTCGTTCTTTTGTAGCGTTATCTGGTAACACGAGAATAGAGCGGTACCCTTTTGCTGCCGCGACCATAGCGAGACCAATACCGGTATTGCCACTTGTTGGTTCAATAATAGTTGCGCCCTTTTGTAATAAACCATCTTCTTCAGCCATTTTAATCATATTATAAGCCGCGCGATCTTTAACGCTTTTAGATGGATTAAACATTTCTAGTTTGACATAAACATCAGCAGCACCATCTGGTACAATGCGATTTAATTTTACAACGGGCGTGTCACCAATCAAATCGGTGATATTATTATACGGTTTCATGAAGAAAACAACCTTTCTTAAGTTACGGAATTTGTCATGCACTTGTTCATATTTATTCTTATTTAATTAATCCATCAGCTAGTGTCTTTCAATTGACGAGTTAAAGCTCAAACTTTATTGTACTAGTATAACGCACATTTGTTAATCATATTGGTTTTGTCGGCTTAAGAAAAGGAGAGTGTGACATGGAACAAATTCCTTTAATCGTCACTACAGAGTGGCTTGAAAAGCGATTAGATGATCCGGATTTATGTATTATTGATGCTACTATTTTTATGGAACTACCTGAAAAGGGAGGACCACCTACCATCTGGTCTGGAAAGACTTCTTATGGAGAAGGGCATATACCAGGAGCGGTCCACATGGACATTTTAAAGGATTTATCAGATCCACAGTCAGCTCAGCCTTTTACTGTACCACCACGCGATTACTTTATTCGCAAAATGACTGAACTTGGCATAGGTGACGATATGTATACCGTTATTTACGACCAAGGAGCTTTAGTGGGAAATCCGATTGTTGCGGCTTATTGGGCTTCGCGATTAGCTTGGCAAATGCAATACGAAGGATTTGAAAACATCGCGATTTTAGAAGGCGGCTTGCCCAAGTGGAAAAAAGAAAACCGACCACTAACAGCAGTGCCAGGAAATTATTCACAAACGAACTTTACGGGAGAGCGGCGCACGGAAATGCTTGCTACGAAAGAAGAAGTAAAGCGGGCAATGGAGGACGACAATACCATTCTTATTAACAGCTTGTCACCAGAAGATTTTAGAGGAGAAAGCGATGCGTACGCGAGAAAAGGTCATATTC carries:
- a CDS encoding glycosyltransferase family 4 protein, translating into MKILIVTETFLPSTDGIVTRLTACIRWLHRDGHEIQIIAPDLGVTEFDGAVVKGIPAFAFPFYRSKKFAFPNRLVKKYMLEFNPDVVHIVNPAVVGYSGVTYAKKLAIPMVASYHTNIPQYMAYYKLGKLDWLMWWFMRKMHNAADLNLCTSHTVLKELEEKGFERLQVWKRGVDTEKFHPNHATTDMRSHLTDGQNDKILLLYVGRLAAEKEIEKIRDVLLESDHFCLAIVGDGPHRNELETYFKGTQTVFTGFIHGDELASAFASADAFVFPSTTETLGLVIMEAMASGLPVVAAESGPTKEQVIDRRNGLLYDSKDPESFKQTILQLEDTKFRQQLAHQALLDVADLGWAAVAQQIRDLYKQVAEAETVDSFQAVD
- a CDS encoding NAD-dependent epimerase/dehydratase family protein; the protein is MRIIVAGGDGFCGWPTALHLSQKGHDVSIIDNMVRRKMDEELASNSLTPIASLEERVNKWQELTGQVMRTYEGDLQDFEFLKKVLEQEQPEAFVHFAEQRSAPYSMIDREHAVYTQVNNVVGTLNVLYGIKDIVPDCHLIKLGTMGEYGTPNIPIEEGYIEIEHKGRKDRLPFPKQPGSYYHLSKVHDSHNIMFACRVWGIRATDLNQGIVYGLSTKETQLDPVLANRLDYDSVFGTALNRFIIQAATEHDLTVYGTGGQTRGFLNIEDTVRCIEIAAENPAEPGEFRVFNQFTEEFSVLELAQMVQKVAAEEGVTVGIGHLENPRIEKEEHFYEAVNTNLLELGLKPHLLTNDVIREILKTVLVHKDRVIKENILPTVKWK
- a CDS encoding Na+/H+ antiporter → MDLLLTIFLLLICLLISNVVSHYTPYIPTALIQVALGVILVLIYEDITFDIETEWFLLLFIAPLLFNDGSRFPREELWRMKGPILGNAIILVLLTTVVGGYFIHWLIEEIPLAAAFALAAILSPTDPVAVNGIAQRIRIPQKVLSLVRGESLINDASGLVAFNYAVAAVVTGYFSLSEALFDFSYKFLVGGILGLTLGLLVISIRLVLRKQGINDVTFHTLLQIMTPFLIFIVTEELLHASGVIAVVVAGIVHSLVREQTETFIAEEQVLTENIWTIILFILNGVVFLLLGLSIPTSMSGVLENPNINLWLLLLYVLAVGLMILGIRFVWAYLFSLYEYHFGKMKEAAKPSLKLMLYISLTGVRGTVTMVGVLSLPFLMDNGEAFPNRALLLFLAAGTILFTLIVATIILPLLSKGQMVDGGTTEKMDLNEAQRRILLASIRKIKAEITEENEAPAYELIEEYELHFHHIQTEEDTKAQANKKYQRKTRELRLKALKLERKYVQRQYRNKKMKEEVYDAFEKSLNRREEVVADNARSTMLYLQGKLIRAWRRFRGQNSREEETRLVEFQEGLQLQLEALQAALSGLEETAKKYEPKEIIDSVISDYKQMTSRLKKPEALYDEKYELQKEELRVIVMDMGRSVIYKMYVAGEITREQAKELRRYIHNVESVTLYETNK
- a CDS encoding MFS transporter: MKRNAKQEVMMKSYADSPEKFKKLYRRTLWIVALAQIFAGVGLTAGVTVAALLASDMLGTDRYAGVPVVFFTIGSAAAALIIGRLSQRFSRRVGLASGFLAGAIGALGVVIAALSDNIFLLFISLVIYGAGMATNLQARYAGTDLATVKQRGTAISVALVSLTLGAFAGPNLVGVMGSFAESINIPSLAGPFILAAAAFGIAGLVILVLLRPDPLQVSKALAAHLQTVEESSEVVKEDDPAIDKKGVVLGATVMVLTQLIMVAIMTMTPIHMGRYGHDLGDIGLVISIHVVAMYLPSIVTGILVDKLGRIFMTAAAGVTFMAAGLVAAFGPSESIIGLMFALGLLGLGWNFGFISGTTLVVDSTDPTTRAKTQGTVDVLIALAGATGGGLSGMIMAQSSFAAMSLGGGILALALIPVVLWSTKKTKA
- a CDS encoding 3-ketoacyl-ACP reductase → MQNLTGKNALITGAGRGIGRSTAIAFAAEGINVGLVGRTAENLEKVVAELEQYGVKTVFAVADVADQDSVNAAVEHVLSELGSIDILINNAGIGKFGNFLDLSPEEFKAIIDTNLMGVYYVTRAVLPQMIERQSGDIINISSTAGQKGAPVTSAYSASKFGVMGLTESLMLEVRKHNIRVSALTPSTVATDLAIGENLTDGNPDKVMQPEDLAEMMVAQLKLHPRVLLKSAGLWSTNP
- a CDS encoding ABC transporter substrate-binding protein, with product MKRFISLIVLLTLAGTLAACGSPDASEDSSSVTIGYFPNLDHVPAMIAKDQKLYEKNLADGTTVDYVTFADGADFMTALKTGDIDAGLVGPGPAMNNYTNGADVTMIAGGASGGTVVMARNGSGIDSVDDFAGKTFITPRVGCTHDVQFETFMKEQGITSNRIGGEMLHQTGNPAQYEALFATEKVDVAVAPEPWASVLKQNTGAKVIIEPDEISFGTTLPASVLVTSSKLIKENPEMVEGIVNAHKEATEFITENPDQAKEITIDTIDDITGQKLEASIIDGAWENMIFDTALSSEEIQAFGDSSFDLKFLKEQPDFALLTDTQFLE
- a CDS encoding ABC transporter permease; its protein translation is MKPTVKRLIFFAVLIVFWELGSRFELWHETILPSPFSVYDSLMAGFADMTLVYDLMASFRRLLIGLAVAILIGTSVGILLARSKTADETLGTLVLALQSVPSIVWLPLAMMWFGLGEGSIIFVVILGGTFVMILNVRTGIKNVDPLFIKAARTMGSNGLDLFIKVIIPASVPYFVTGARLAWAFAWRALMAGELLSSGPGLGYTLRYASDFGNMSLVIGVMIIIGVVGAVVDLMIFQRIEKNVLKRWGLET
- a CDS encoding ABC transporter ATP-binding protein, which translates into the protein MFIEAKKINKVYFDKNNKPITVLNNINLSIPKGQFISILGPSGCGKSTFLSMIAGLTGSTSGEIIVNGKKVVKPGKDRGMVFQQAALFPWMNVTENVMFPLRKELSKSEGLKRAQHFLKMVQLSNYPTHYPHELSGGMQQRVSIARSLAMDPAVLLMDEPFGALDEQTRSRLHRQLEEIWIDTQKTIVFVTHSISESIKLSDRIIVMGTRPGTILTDITVNIPRPREQHRQQIGALEEQIMALLKTEIDKVIEEEQSYEADS